A stretch of the Channa argus isolate prfri chromosome 9, Channa argus male v1.0, whole genome shotgun sequence genome encodes the following:
- the zgc:152951 gene encoding uncharacterized protein zgc:152951: MGEIESRALGRVTVYSIQGCSHCVQAKAALGLLDVPLCDVDVGRHPELRARLKELTGCSTVPQIFFNNVHVGGNDELQKLAPDELQRLVCLVKEKALPADAPPLPEDSQSEDTARETDGTAELSLLLREMILKLFSEHLSTDGTSVDYKGLSVNPAFERYCELAIQLQRVELLSLSREEKLAFFINIYNALVIHGYLRLGAPTNMWQRYRFFNYVSYLIGGEVFTLQDIENGVLRGNRKGVAQLRRPFSKSDPRLQVALPDAEPLIHFALNCGAKGCPPIKTYTPQDIDSQLRTAAEAFLENDNGCVVDSGKREVRLSQIFKWYKADFGGTDEKLLKWVLDHMGDSPKKASLQGVLSAGKTKISFLPYDWSSNSTH, translated from the exons ATGGGAGAGATTGAGAGCCGTGCTCTGGGTCGAGTAACAGTGTACTCCATCCAGGGCTGCTCACACTGTGTGCAGGCTAAAGCTGCTCTCGGGCTTTTAGACGTACCATTATGTGACGTAGATGTGGGCAGGCATCCAGAGCTGAGGGCCAGGCTGAAAGAGCTGACAGGATGCAGCACAGTCCCTCAGATCTTCTTTAATAATGTTCATGTTGGAGGCAACGATGAACTGCAGAAATTG GCTCCTGATGAACTTCAGAGGTTGGTGTGTCTGGTCAAGGAAAAGGCTCTTCCAGCAGATGCTCCACCTCTACCAGAGGACAGTCAGTCAGAGGACACAGCTAGAGAGACTGATGGAA cTGCTGAGCTCTCTTTGCTTTTACGGGAGATGATACTGAAATTATTCTCTGAGCATCTCTCTACTGATGGCACG TCTGTGGACTACAAAGGCCTATCTGTGAACCCTGCATTTGAGCGTTACTGTGAGTTAGCCATTCAGTTGCAGAGGGTGGAGCTGCTTTCCCTGAGTCGGGAGGAGAAACTGGCCTTTTTCATAAACATCTACAACGCCTTGGTCATCCACGGGTACTTGCGCCTGGGGGCTCCCACCAACATGTGGCAAAGATACAGG TTCTTCAATTATGTGAGCTACCTGATTGGGGGAGAAGTGTTCACATTACAGGACATTGAGAATGGCGTTCTGAGGGGGAACAGAAAAGGTGTTGCACAGCTCAGACGCCCCTTCTCCAAATCGGACCCACGGCTACAA GTGGCTCTTCCTGACGCTGAGCCACTCATTCACTTTGCCTTGAACTGTGGTGCTAAGGGCTGCCCCCCTATTAAAACATACACTCCACAG GACATTGACAGCCAACTCCGCACAGCAGCTGAAGCCTTCCTGGAGAACGACAATGGCTGTGTGGTGGATTCTGGGAAAAGAGAAGTGCGACTCAGTCAGATATTCAAGTGGTACAAGGCTGACTTTGGAGGCACTGATGAGAAG CTGCTGAAGTGGGTGCTGGATCACATGGGTGACTCTCCGAAGAAGGCCAGCTTGCAGGGTGTCCTTTCTGCTGGGAAGACCAAAATCAGCTTCCTCCCCTATGATTGGAGCTCCAACAgcacacactga
- the c9h3orf38 gene encoding uncharacterized protein C3orf38 homolog — MAEEKLGFCLAVSKMSGLSETERAGCSEILKLMSQGDILSLSNTVTNKLILVENVTEATSAILSFTKNAEELLRRKKVHRDLLFKYLAKEGVLMPPNIEKHQLVKRTLELWSSVKVATGGQDVEDEKFQVEKDKTRQRCPTEMACESRDSKEEVGFDPLILGREFCHWFFQLLNSQNPCLGQQPQEWGAQHFWPDVKLQLIARAGSEQRDEFLGAELVSLRLLALIREECLLLSPNLEPHGLRAVASPHGLVLVGVAGTIHRDKVCLGIFEQIFALIRSPLENNSWKIKAIYLKIRGQDALDGSEVAAPALSYNSSELQLLCS, encoded by the exons ATGGCCGAAGAGAAGCTTGGATTTTGTTTAGCAGTGTCAAAGATGTCAGGACTATCAGAAACAGAGCGTGCTGGGTGCTCCGAGATATTGAAGTTAATGTCACAAGGCGACATATTGTCACTTAGTAATACCGTCACGAATAAGCTGATACTGGTGGAAAATGTtacag AAGCCACGTCAGCAATTCTCTCTTTCACTAAAAATGCTGAGGAGCTCCTCAGAAGAAAGAAGGTTCATCGTGATCTACTTTTCAAGTACCTTGCCAAAGAAGGGGTATTGATGCCTCCAAACATCGAGAAACATCAGCTGGTGAAGAGGACTCTGGAGCTTTGGTCATCTGTGAAAGTAGCAACAGGAGGTCAG gACGTGGAAGATGAAAAGTTTCAAGTCGAGAAGGATAAAACAAGACAGAGATGTCCCACAGAGATGGCATGTGAATCTAGAGACTCAAAGGAAGAGGTGGGCTTTGACCCACTGATCCTCGGAAGAGAGTTCTGCCACTGGTTTTTCCAGCTCTTAAACAGTCAGAACCCTTGCCTCGGCCAGCAGCCTCAGGAGTGGGGAGCACAACACTTCTGGCCAGATGTGAAGCTACAACTCATTGCCAG AGCTGGCAGTGAACAGAGGGATGAGTTCTTAGGTGCTGAGCTAGTTAGCCTCCGACTCCTGGCCTTGATCAGGGAAGAGTGCCTACTCCTCAGCCCCAATCTGGAGCCTCATGGCCTCAGGGCCGTGGCCTCGCCCCATGGCCTGGTGCTGGTGGGTGTAGCTGGGACCATCCACAGAGATAAAGTCTGTCTGGGCATTTTTGAACAAATATTTGCTCTCATACGTTCTCCATTGGAAAATAACAGCTGGAAAATAAAGGCTATTTACCTGAAGATCAGAGGGCAGGATGCTCTGGATGGGTCAGAAGTGGCAGCACCTGCCTTAAGTTACAACTCAAGTGAACTGCAGCTTCTTTGCAGCTGa